A region from the Malus domestica chromosome 07, GDT2T_hap1 genome encodes:
- the LOC103409990 gene encoding U-box domain-containing protein 4-like, with protein sequence MQVWRGGGRKRKVDHFRVRNFSTRTHFHFKHNPPTSTHIIPPIKILSPSSCNHPNKRDPDPRVPDPNTIRQRDIAKMEVKVRTVRSLVSKLSSVSSQTRADALKELRLITKLDPDSRPLVAESGAIPYLSETLFDSSPSLQDDAAAALLNVSISCRHSLISTRGLLDALSHVLRHHASPSSSPFAVQSSAATLHSLLVVDDYRPMIGSKRDIVYSLIDIVKSPNSPARSVKDALKALFGIALYALNRGALVELGAVPALFTLVVKDGRVGIVEDATAVIAQVAGCEESEEAFQRVSGVRVLADLLDLSTGSSLRSKENAVGALLNLSRCGGERALREVREEGLGVVDGIADVAESGSAKAKSKAVALLKVVDGGSGCIASVFRDPRFHSLLNQTS encoded by the coding sequence ATGCAAGTTTGGCGGGGAGGGGGAAGAAAACGAAAAGTTGACCACTTCCGAGTTCGTAACTTTTCAACTCGCACGCACTTCCATTTCAAACACAACCCACCAACCAGCACCCATATCATTCCTCCTATCAAAATCTTATCCCCTTCCTCTTGCAATCATCCCAACAAACGCGACCCAGATCCCAGAGTTCCAGATCCAAACACAATCAGACAGAGAGACATCGCAAAAATGGAAGTGAAGGTCCGTACGGTTCGGTCCTTGGTCTCCAAGCTCAGCTCCGTCTCCTCCCAAACCCGAGCCGACGCCCTCAAAGAGCTTCGCCTCATCACCAAGCTCGACCCAGACAGCCGCCCCCTCGTCGCCGAATCCGGCGCCATACCTTACTTGTCCGAAACCCTCTTCGACTCCTCCCCTTCCCTCCAAGACGACGCCGCCGCCGCCCTCCTAAACGTCTCTATCTCCTGCCGCCACTCCCTCATCTCCACCCGCGGCCTCCTCGACGCTCTCTCCCACGTTCTCCGCCACCACGCCTCCCCTTCCTCCTCCCCCTTCGCCGTCCAGTCCTCCGCCGCCACCCTCCACAGCCTCCTCGTCGTCGACGACTACCGCCCCATGATCGGCTCCAAGCGCGACATCGTCTACTCTCTGATCGACATCGTCAAGAGCCCCAATTCTCCCGCGCGGTCGGTGAAGGACGCGCTGAAGGCGCTGTTCGGGATCGCTCTCTACGCGCTCAACCGCGGCGCGCTGGTGGAGCTGGGGGCCGTTCCTGCGCTTTTTACTTTGGTGGTGAAGGACGGGCGCGTGGGGATCGTGGAGGACGCCACGGCGGTGATCGCGCAGGTGGCCGGGTGCGAGGAGAGCGAGGAAGCGTTTCAGAGGGTTTCCGGGGTCAGGGTTTTGGCGGATTTGCTGGATCTCTCGACCGGGTCCAGCTTGAGGAGCAAGGAGAACGCGGTGGGTGCGCTGCTTAATCTGTCCAGGTGCGGCGGAGAGAGGGCGCTGAGGGAGGTGAGGGAGGAGGGGCTGGGAGTGGTGGATGGGATTGCTGATGTGGCGGAGAGTGGCAGCGCAAAAGCGAAGAGCAAGGCAGTTGCGCTGCTGAAGGTGGTTGATGGCGGGAGCGGATGCATTGCCAGCGTTTTCAGAGATCCGCGGTTTCATTCTCTACTAAACCAAACTTCGTAA